In the Telopea speciosissima isolate NSW1024214 ecotype Mountain lineage chromosome 2, Tspe_v1, whole genome shotgun sequence genome, one interval contains:
- the LOC122652174 gene encoding uncharacterized protein LOC122652174: MSKGEESPSIEVAGSGCERLHRALCECHRRVAPGLPRDVACRHLNRSLADCLVSLACPAEMDAVRSLCSSSGTSVKRSQCQEAKLALSICLSSHQNP, translated from the coding sequence ATGTCAAAAGGAGAAGAGTCCCCAAGCATTGAAGTGGCAGGATCTGGGTGTGAGCGCCTACACCGTGCCTTGTGCGAGTGTCACCGGCGAGTCGCCCCGGGCCTACCGCGAGATGTGGCGTGCCGCCACCTGAACCGCTCACTCGCCGATTGCCTCGTTTCACTCGCTTGCCCTGCAGAGATGGATGCCGTGCGAAGCCTCTGCTCCAGCAGTGGAACCTCTGTCAAGCGTTCTCAGTGCCAAGAAGCTAAACTCGCCCTTTCTATCTGTCTCTCCTCCCATCAGAACCCATAG
- the LOC122650331 gene encoding protein NARROW LEAF 1-like yields the protein MDRTRLDLRGHHSGSTQSEESALDLERNHCSHPNLTSTPPTLQAFASGRQHSESNAAYFSWPTSSRLNGAAEGRANYFVNLQKGVLPETLDQLPTGQQATTLLELMTIRAFHSKILRRYSLGTAVGFRIRHGVLTDIPAILVFVARKVHRQWLSHIQCLPSALVGPGGVWCDVDVVEFSYYGAPAPTPKEQLYTELVDCLRGSDPCIGSGFQVASQETYGTLGAIVRSRTGNRQVGFLTNRHVAVDLDYPNQKMFHPLPPNLGPGEYLGAVERATSFITDDLWYGIFAGTNPETFVRADGAFIPFAEDFVVSNVTTLVKGVGEIGDVKIIDLQSPIKSLIGKQVVKVGRSSGLTTGTVMAYALEYNDEKGICFFTDFLVVGENQQTFDLEGDSGSLILLTSQNGEKPRPIGIIWGGTANRGRLKLKVGQPPENWTSGVDLGRLLDFLELDIITTNEGLEVAVQEQKNASAAGVDSTVGESSPAEGTQAKDKTEEIFEPLGFNLQHIPVEDGPRAGANPHLAPSEFHIEEGVEALPNVEHQFIPNFIGRSPIHQNDQQSHPESKNLSALRNGSDEDLCVSLQLGDREPKRRRSESVIDLEEPI from the exons ATGGACAGGACCAGACTGGATTTAAGGGGTCATCACTCTGGATCAACGCAATCAGAAGAGTCGGCTTTAGACCTGGAGAGGAACCATTGTAGTCATCCTAATCTGACTTCAACTCCACCAACACTGCAAGCGTTTGCATCAGGTCGTCAGCATTCTGAGAGCAATGCCGCCTACTTCTCCTGGCCTACTTCTAGTCGATTGAATGGTGCTGCGGAAGGTCGAGCAAACTATTTTGTGAACCTTCAGAAGGGGGTGCTGCCTGAAACTCTTGATCAGTTGCCAACGGGTCAGCAAGCAACCACTTTGCTCGAGCTGATGACCATAAGGGCTTTCCACAGCAAGATATTGCGTCGTTATAGTCTTGGCACGGCTGTTGGGTTTCGAATTAGACATGGTGTATTGACAGACATACCTGCTATTCTTGTCTTTGTTGCCCGCAAAGTTCATAGACAATGGCTCAGCCACATCCAGTGCCTGCCCTCTGCCCTTGTG GGACCAGGAGGTGTCTGGTGTGATGTGGATGTTGTGGAATTTTCATACTATGGTGCACCTGCTCCAACTCCCAAAGAACAGTTATACACTGAGCTTGTGGATTGCTTACGTGGAAGTGATCCTTGCATTGGCTCAGGCTTTCAG GTTGCAAGCCAAGAGACCTATGGAACTTTGGGTGCCATAGTGAGGAGCCGAACAGGCAACCGACAAGTTGGGTTCCTCACAAATCGGCATGTTGCAGTTGATTTGGACTACCCAAACCAGAAGATGTTTCATCCTTTGCCACCCAACCTAGGCCCTGGGGAGTATCTTGGAGCAGTGGAGAGGGCAACATCATTCATCACAGATGATCTTTGGTATGGCATCTTTGCCGGAACAAACCCAG AGACATTTGTGCGAGCTGATGGGGCTTTCATACCTTTTGCGGAAGATTTTGTTGTCTCCAATGTAACTACATTGGTAAAAGGTGTTGGTGAGATTGGTGACGTGAAGATCATAGACTTGCAGTCCCCAATCAAAAGTCTGATTGGCAAGCAGGTGGTGAAGGTGGGAAGAAGCTCGGGCTTGACTACAGGGACTGTAATGGCCTATGCCCTTGAATATAATGATGAGAAAGGGATCTGCTTCTTCACTGATTTCCTTGTTGTGGGAGAAAACCAGCAGACCTTTGACCTTGAAGGTGACAGTGGGAGTCTCATCCTTTTAACATCTCAGAATGGTGAGAAACCTCGGCCAATTGGGATAATATGGGGTGGGACGGCCAATCGCGGGCGGTTGAAGCTGAAAGTTGGTCAACCTCCTGAGAATTGGACCAGCGGTGTTGATCTCGGGCGTCTTCTTGATTTTCTGGAACTTGACATCATCACAACAAATGAAGGACTCGAAG TGGCTGtgcaagaacaaaaaaacgcTTCAGCTGCTGGAGTTGATTCTACGGTTGGTGAGTCATCCCCTGCAGAGGGAACACAAGCGAAGGATAAAACTGAAGAAATCTTTGAGCCTCTGGGTTTTAACTTACAGCATATTCCTGTGGAAGATGGACCCCGTGCAGGAGCAAATCCACATCTTGCTCCCTCTGAGTTCCACATAGAAGAAGGAGTTGAGGCATTGCCCAATGTGGAACATCAATTCATTCCTAACTTTATTGGGCGTTCACCGATACATCAAAATGACCAACAGAGCCATCCAGAATCAAAGAATCTCTCTGCATTGAGGAATGGCTCTGATGAAGATCTCTGCGTTTCACTGCAGTTGGGAGATCGAGAGCCCAAGAGAAGGCGCTCAGAGAGTGTGATTGATCTTGAAGAACCAATATGA